The sequence CTATAAAGATCATTTAGTCAGGGTGCGCTGATGACCAAAACAGATTTTGAGGCACCATTTCATTTGCAGCTAGTGCACCCCAATTGTTTTCAAGTTAGGAAAAAATTAATATAGACAGATGCTTACCTGTGGGCTGCTTCAATTGGTGTTCTTATTTTTAGAATGGGTTGTTCGGGTAGTTGCGGAGTTGCCATCCATTATTCACACTGGAAGAATTACTCTGTATTGGCCCTCTGGCTTCTGCTCAGGGTTCCATTCCGTTGGCTACAATCAAACAGGCTTTCTGGGAGTTTGGGGTGCCCTTGGCTCCTGATAAGATGGTAGGTCCCTGTACGTGTTAGTGTTTTCTGGGGAAGGTGTCAGTTGCCGATGGAAAAAGTGTTAGACATGAGGTTTTCGGTCTGTAGTATTCTGAATCAATCTAAGGTGAAACTTCACAAGCTCCACTAATTGTTGGTCAAGCTCAGTTTTACGTGGCACATTATACCAATAGGTATTTTATTAGTTGCTTGTCCCTCCAGTACAGACTTCATGTGCTGCCAGTGACAAGCACCTGAAAAATACCCTACCCTATCCACATAATGTGGAGCACTGCATCATGTAATTTGTTTGATGTGAGGTTGAAAGAGGATTTCAGGGTTTGGGATAATGTTCTCAAAGAATGCAATGAGACATTGTTATGATCAAGCACACCTCTATCTAATAAGGGTAGTAAACTGTGGCCAGAGCTTTGGGTGGTTAATGGTTTGAACCAGAATTTGACATTTCTGGAGCTGTTTCCTATTTTGGTTTCGGTTGAGATTTGTGGGTGGGTGGGAACGAACAAACATGTTAAGTTTTGGTTTGATAACATCTCTATAGTTTAGACAGTGGATAATCTTACTTTGTCATCTGGTACAGTCTTGTGTCTTAGAGATAAAAGAATTACTGACTATTGCATCAACAAATGGGAATTCTTTTATCTCCTGGCACTCTGGGCAGGTCAGAGATGACTTAATGCTCTGGAATGAATATGGCAGCTAGGTAAGCAGTTGTAGGGTGTCCCTTCTATATGAAAACATGGAGGATGCTGGTAATTCAACTGATGTAGACAGGCAGGAAGATGTGGACATGATTTATGGTTTGTTTCTCACCTAACCTGTATaaaagcctgtgtgtttcccaaataaagagttGTTTTACCTCAATACAAGTCttgtcttgttattggggtaagcctCAGTCCTGCCCTTATCAGGGcagtaaagcactgtattgctatacttctgtATATTACAGTGCCaccgaggttcctgaagagctgtgtcctctgctatgatcacttattgtccttttcaggacaatagccccacagcaggcccggactgggacaaaaaataggcccgggcatttaagcctgagcagcccatttttatttatttatttatttatttattattaaagcccacccttcatgtaccagcTTTGCATTTActttctcattcacacaaatcattaacacattcattaatgcagtctcacaaatcattcaagcaattcatccacacctgaattcattaattgtcatacgcattcacacaattcatccacacatttattcattctcatatgcgttcacactaccccctctccccatcttatctgccccttatcactatattcctccttttcactatgtaccccctctcactatctatcccctctccccatttctcactatctaacccccctctgccccttctcactgcacccccctccctcaccctacttaccttgttgccggagcaagcagcaactgcgaccgggcccgcggcagggccggattgatttaggggctgatggagctgcagctccaggcccctaccttaaggCATTGTGCTTAGGGTTTAATACTTCCTGGTATCCACGGCATGCCTCCGTTTCCAGGAGCATAAGAGGAGGAGACTTGATCTAAAGGCTTCTATAGGGTCTGGTGATACTGGAACACAGGTGTCAGTATCCCTATAATTAGATTCTGCATCCGCCAGCTTGGATGTGGAACACATTAATCCAGCCGTGGAATGCATGTGTCCGCTATCTTGGATGGTCAGGGACTAGCACCGACGCGGAGGAGACCCGCGTGGGACCTCAAAGCATGTAGGACGCGGTCATGTGACAGAGTCCCCCCCTAAGGTGCGAGCTGGAGAAGGACGGGATGGATGCTTGGGTCCCAGGACCGTTCTTCCAGACCGTACCCCTTCCAGTCAACTAAATACTCCAACCGACAACATTGTTGGCAGGAGTCCATGATTTGTTGGCCCTCATAATCAATGGACCCGTCACCCATAGTGGGGGCAGAAGGCGCTTCTAGTCGACCCGGGAACGTGTTCAACAGTCAAGGTTTCAGGAGGGAGACGTGGAGCACCGGATGGACCCGATACTGGGGAGGCAATGACAGCTGGACTGCAACAGGACTGATGATCCGTGTGATAGGGAAGGGGCTGAGGAAACGCGGTAGAGAGCCACACTTTGTCCCCCACAGTGTAAGCAGGAACTGGACGCCTCTGCTTGGTTCTTTTGACGACTTTGGATCTAATGGAGCTGTAGTGATAGATGCTGAAAGTGCAGTCATAAGCAGAGAGACCTCGGGTACCGGAACCGTGGACGGCAGATTGGGCAAGGTACTGGGGGCTAACAGTAGTTAGCATAGGGTGAAATGCCACTGGAACTGTGGTCTTGATTATATTTAGGCAAATTCGGCCATAGGCAGCAGAGCCACCCAGTCTTTCTGCAGGTACAAGGTGAAGCACCGGAGGTATTGCTCGAATGCCTGATTTGTCCTCTTCGTTTGCCCGTTCGTCTGAGGATGGTAGGTAGAAGACAAGCTTCTCTTAATCCGAAGACGGCGACAGAACTGAGTCCATAACCGTGAGGTTAACTGGGAACTGCGGTCGGAAACAATGGAGTTGGGAATCCCATGTAGAGGAAAAATCCCGGATGAAAAGAGAGACACTGTCTGACTGGCAGAAGGAAGCCCCTTTGCAGGTGCCCACAACCACCATGATGGTGGTGTATTTTTCCGAGAAGGCAGTAGTTCAGCAGCtgtcttttttggggggcatgCTTTCCTGCATATTTTTCATTGTGGTGAAAATGCAACCTCAGTGATCACAGCAATTTTAAAGCAGCCCATACATGCAGAGGCGTTGTCACAAATGCTTGAATTTAAATTGCGACAGAAAATGCACAGAGACAAAACATGCTATTTGTAGCTCCCTTTTTGCTGTAAGATGCATATACTAATACACCACATCCCCTTGATGGATTTTACAGGTCCATAACTTTTGTAATGAGATTCATAAAATAAGTGATTCTATATTTACGGTTATCAATGTCATTGGTCAAGAAAGAAGTTGAGAAGAAAACTGCGGGGCTAGTAAACAACACAACATTAATAGgtcttaaaaatatacatatgcacattaagGTATTGTTTCAGGCACAGTCTTTATACatgaacaatatattttaaactgtTAACCATGTAGACATTACGCAAGATAACATTAGTTTAATAAGGTGAAGGGCAGATACACACATTAAGTATAAAGACAAATTTTATTTGcatgtaaatatactgtatatgtaaacaCATGTCAATAAATAACATACTCCTTGAGTGACTTTGAACCAATATGGAAATATCTCCCTTCGTCACGGCTCCAGGCTATCAACAATAAACACTCCTTATCACTTCACCGGcttgactttttctgacttatGTCCAGTGGCAAGATGCTACCGCTGTATTATCAGTACCATTTTCACTTAAGTGATGTGTAGTAGTGCATATTTTAGGCCCAAATCACATTTGCCTAACAACATAAATGTGCACAATTCTGTCTAAAGCATACACAAAAAGGGAATGTAGAGAATACCTATAAACTGACTACATAATTGATCATATAAATGATGCCTTCTcgctcagagccggccttaggttttctggcgccctgtgcggactactcctctggcgccccccatcccaaaaaaaagaaaggaataaaaacttgtaacaaaaccccaatcactatatactacgccaaacattgatgtggtgtaggcctaccacttcattgtctggcttagtagtagggatgcaccgaaacgaattctggactgaaaccgaaagtgcagcatttacctggccaaaaccgaatatgacccccccacaccataaagaaatctaacacttttatttaaacaccaaaataggacaaaacaattaaattacaatattatatatatatatatatatatatatatatatatatatatatatatatatatatataattaacagcaatcacattcctatcatgcccaggcatacccagattccaggatgtactcgcagacttggcatgataggagtatgattgccctatctaccccttctcactcccttctccctatctaccccctttcccctgcctcactcccttctccctaactatctaccctttccctctttgaagttcacttacctttcatgagtcctgcggtgggggtgcaagacctctgcctcccagctctgccactgtatggaacagtatagagtgatgggagttatgatgtacttttagagcataattagaacatgaaaaagacattggaaatggtacagcataacacccatcactctcacacacttaccaatccacacatatactaatccacacatataccaatccacacatacaccaatccacacatacaccaatccacacgtataccaatccacacacataccaatccacacgtataccaatccacacgtataccaacccacacgtataccaatccacacgtataccaatccacacgtataccaatccacacacataccaatccacacacataccaatccacacacatacactaatccacacatatataccaatccacacacataccaatccacacgtacactaatccacacatataccaatccacacatatataccaattcacacatatataccaatccacacatatataccaatccacacacatataccaatccacacatatataccaatccacacatatacaccaatccacacatatactcatgcacacatataccaatccacacatacaccaatccacacatactaatccacacataccaatccactctcactgaatgctttcctacctttcctcttttctccttacagcttcttttcctcctcttcgctcctcttcttcagttcttctgtcctctctgtcttcttccgggtcagagggcacggacagcggtgggcgcggcttcagtgctgtgcgccgggatctcacaacaaaccccggcgcacagcagctgttgccgcgcggatcacaagggagcgatatcggaggtctttaacagacctccggctcccttgagcgattttaagccgggttcaagggagatccttgaaccggcttaaaatcactcaagggagccggaggtctgttaaagacctccgataccgctcccttgcaagcctgctcctccagtggcggacattactgtccgtctctggaggagtgccgggtgcccccctgatgagcggcacccggtgcggaccgccccccccccacgctaggtacgctactggcggcagcggaccctgcggcggcggcggtccccgcggcggcgccccctggagtgtggcgccctgtgcggtcgcacaggtcgcacaccccaaaggccggccctgttctCGCTATACGTGCAATTGCAAGTGAAACAAAAAAGATTTAGATAAAAAGATTATCTTTATTAATAGTTATGTAAAAGGAATTGCAATCAAATCTAAGGTTTATTTCCCACTATCCTTGTGAGGAGGGGAATTCAGGACAGTTTAACAACATTTGGCGACCTAAAAGTTTACATGTATTTATCTCTCTTGCAATGTGGACAATTACGTATGTGTGCTCTGCTAACTTGTTTCTActgcttccttttttttacttttgataGTGCTCTTCTGATAGCAGTGTTGGGTTGAAGATATGGTGACTGATATAACCTTCTACAAGGTGATGGAAGAGGTCCAATCAGATGGAACTCTCATGGGGTGGAGGAAGGTTACTGAGATTTGTATATAAACGCTGCCCTTAAGCTTAGCACCTCGTACATTGCCTGGAGACTCAATCTCTCCCTAAAAACTTTTGGAGTTGGATATTGGAAGAATCATGAAGATCCTACTTCTTTTGGGGCTGGTGGTTCTGTCAGAATGTTTGGTGAAGTATGTGATCCCCTATTCTCTCTGTTTGTTTCTATTCTATCTGTATGCCTAAGTGCCTTTTGCCTACTTAAGAGTAGACTTACTAAGAGGTTAAACACTGGTTTTATATAACATTGCcttatttccaaaataaatccATCAAGTTACAAAGGATTTATTCTATCcccatcatttattttcttagtgTAGCCACCAATTTACTTTTCAGTTCTGTATTTCAGTTATTTGCCAGGCTGTCTAAACCATCTATAGTACTATTGTTTCCACCATGTTCTTCACATCCCCAAGAAGCCATGATAATGGTGTGTAGGTGTCACATCCAATCCCTTCAATCAGGCTAGAGGTGGATCTACACAGAATGAAACCCTGCTCCCTGAATATATTGGAGGTCCCTGTCTGTAACAGTCAAGAAAGGAATACATTTACAGCTTATGTGCAGTAGCTGACCATTGGCCCATATTGTAGAACGTTGGTTTCTTTCATTCACTGGTACTTTGTGTAATGTGCAATTCCCTTACATCGCATGGTTTCCAACCCATGTTAGTGGtactgcttttttttcctctagcCGGGGACTCAAATGTGGGGATTGCATTTGACGTATTTCACAAACTCTTTCAGGGTCCCTCTCAGGAAAGGGGAATCTTTCAGAAATCGCCTAAAGAGGTTGGGATTATTGGGTGACTACCTTAAGAAACATCCATACAATCCTGCAACCAAATACTTCCCTGAATTAGCTCAAGCTTCCGGTGAGCCTCTACAGAACTACATGGATGTAAGTATCTGCCTATTCATAGAAATATTTCACATGCTTGTCATCTCTTCAAAGCCAGTAAGGGGAATTTGAATTTTGACATGTAGCAGTGCTTAGTGGTTACAGGTACCATAGTCAAATGATGGTTTCGAACATTTGAACCCATAATGCTTGCTCGCATTAAAATTCCTTGTCATGCCCCAATTTGTCTTTCAGACCAGTAGGACTTTTGGCCTTTATTGTCTCGCAGGCCATTGCCCCATGCTTATAGAAATTTCAATATATCACTCTAAGATGCCAGATCTGATCATCTCATCTTATAAAAAGTCCAAATGTGCCCCCATGGTATTATATGACCCCAGGTAGTGAGGTTTTAGAAATAAATCCCACAAGGTCAGTTCTTTGCCTATTATGTTAATTAATTCTCGGTCACTGTTTTAAAAACTCCTTTGTATACATGGTTAACTTAAAGTTACTACCATCACGATTTCAGGATCACATAGACTGAAATAGgtctttcattttaatatacttGAGGATCCAAATTTGGACCTTTTATTAGAAAATaaggctgcaacaactaattgataaaatcgataataattgttaacgattttcattattgattagttgaaccgattataagatgagggtttttcagagtaaatgctctgaaaaatagcccTCCTCTTATAATCCgacttcaaatagaggtctgattctaacactaagatccagatcacccGCGGCGCTGCGAGGGAcaaggatcctcctctctgccaGCCAGTGGGCATCTGTGCTTTGCACGCAGgcatcctccgctactgccctccgcttctatgatggagcaccggcattACATGActtttccggtgctcagtcatagaagctccagctaAAGTGctgctgctgtttgtttttaacacccagtttgttcattaaattattttaaataaacgaaaaattgacatattgtttttttatccaattaatcaaCCAAGTAatctattatgaaaataatcgttagttgcagccctaatcagAATTTCATAGACGAAAATCTGTGTTCACTGGGGGGTTGATACTGATGTTTCAAACACTGCGTTACatggattattttatttggtCTGCATTAAAGTgatcaaatgtattatttctgCACATCTGAGTCTAATATTTACCCCCTCACACAGATTGAATATTTTGGAACTATATCCATTGGAACCCCAGCACAGGAGTTTACAGTTATCTTTGACACAGGATCTTCCAACTTGTGGGTCCCATCTGTCTACTGTTCCAGCCCAGCATGTAGTGAGTGACAATACCTTATGTGCCATACTTATTTATTTAGACTAATTTATAGGGACTGCACCAAATGTGTTTCAATAACCgccaaaaaaactaatttatgtTGATTTAATCTTgtcagtatttttttcataattcaGGGATATTTTACAATTATCTTAAAGATAGTTGTTAATATTTTGTCAAGCATGTCATGTAATGTTGTCATTTTCTGCCCATATTAAATAACTCAATTGGGGCAAACTGAAAACATTTGGTAAACTGATCGTATATGTGTTCATTGGCACCCTGAACATGTAAATGTATCTTAGAATTCaatgtataataatactaatacataCAGGGATTAATCTCTTACAAACATAGAAACGTTTTATATGGTTGACATTGTACATCACTATGTTTCTAAATCTAAAGGGTCAAAACATCAACTGCAAGCATAAGATTGTAGTATGAGAGGCATAAATACTTTTGGTGGACTGGAGAGATAAATCAATAAtttgtaatttaataaaatttgtaTTTGAATAGCAATCCTTGCATAGATtgcaatagaaataaataaggaAGCAGGGATACATTCAGGACTCAGTTGGCCAACTGGCGCACTTAAAAATTTCATGTGGGCATTGTGTGGCCATTTCAGTGCTTTAGTGTGCACCCATCTACTAGAGGCATATGCTTGCATGCCATAATGAATGTTTATTCATAAGGCAGCCACATGCGATTATATGCCACTAGCTTTAAACAATCAATGGACTGTTCTTATCCCCAACTCTTTCctgtatacattttatctttaatgtatatttgcttTTCTATGTTATTTGCACTCTTTGAGAGAATTCAATAATTTGTGCTAGATTTATCACCATCATTGAATCCAGCTTTTTGAATGGCATTTGGCTAAAGTCCTACGGGTTAATTAGGGAAAAAACTAAACATACAGGACACAGCAAAAAACCGTGCTGATTAAATACCCAACATACGATGCCAGTGACCAAATAAGGTTTTTTCTAACTGCGTAATACAACATTGGAAatcaaattaatgtttttattgtgaaGCTAATAAATAGTATTTGTAATTTGAACTGAAAACACATTATGTTCAGGTGTTTCAAAGTATCATTCTGCAAGTATGTGTACCCTTGACACTTTCATCATCTGTTAACAGCGAACCACCATATGTTTAACCCACAACAATCATCCACTTTCCAAGCCACAAACACACCAGTGTCCATCCAATACGGAACCGGCAGTATGAGTGGATACTTGGGATATGACACTGTGCAGGTGAGATATAACCTTGAATGGGCAATAATATCTCTACAGCATTAGGGTTGTACAATTAATATAAGTAAAAATACTATACCCGGGTGGAAGTGGGGTGGAGTGTCCCAGTTGGGGTCATGAAAGTTTTGAGTTGTGTTCTTCTTGTTGATTATTAAAACAATCCAGATTTTGTGCTGATAAGAACTGTGGATTCAAAACAAGCACTATGTCACATCCATCATTTTAGAACGTTTATATCCTGGGTTTTAACTGAACATCATACATCAGACTTATGTGCAATAGTGTATTGTAAcccatatttttgtacattctaATGCTGAATAAAAAcagttaaaacataaaacattatacCCTATTCAttccctgcttttttttttctacataggtTGGGAACATTGTCGTCACTAACCAGATTTTTGGACTAAGCGAGTCTGAGCCTGGCTCTTTCTTGTACTATTCTCCATTCGATGGTATTTTGGGTTTGGCTTTCCCAAGTCTGGCATCTTCTCAGGCAACACCTGTCTTTGACAACATGTGGAGCCAGGGCCTCATTCCTCAGGACCTCTTCTCTGTTTATCTTAGCTCGTGAGTCTCCAGCCAGTACCGTACATTACACAACTGCATTTCCTATATTTCATACAATGCAGCTGCATTCAGtaggtttttattattaactcaGAACCGTTTCAATTTCTAAGATGACCACCTCACTCAAGTTCTTAATCAGACTTCTCTgaggtataaataaataaaaaaaaaatacctgtgaAGTTTCCTCTTCAGGAAGAGATAACTAGTCCCTATATGTACAGAAGTTGATATATTGGGTGATTCTTTTTTATATCACTGCAACACAACTTATAGTATATTCAGCCTTACCTTTAAACTTGTTTTACTTCATTGACTTTTTTTACTTACGGTTTTTAAACTAAACAATAAAAAGATGGCTCCCAGCAAAATTTTCTCTTTTGTGAGGACACCCCATTGTAGTTTCTGGAAAATTAGCATGTATTGGCTTTTAAAGCTGTTGTTCCAGTGCATTAAGTATGTACACTATAATGTAGAGCAGATAAGTTAAATAAATCTATGGCTTTAAATACTTAACTAAAATAAAGCACCTTTAAACTGAACTTATGAAGTAACTGAAAATCAGATGTATCCAAAATATACTGTAGCTTTCCGGATATTGTAGAGCGAGAACTTCAATGATCCTTCACTGTGCACTTgcatattcttttctttttggatgCCAACAGACTGTTTTTAATGTCAGTGTATGATGATtatatcttttctttttaaagcaaCGGTCAGAGTGGCAGCTTTGTGTTGTTTGGTGGGGTGGATACTTCATATTACAGTGGAAGCTTAAACTGGGTTCCTCTGACAGCTGAAACCTATTGGCAGATCACAGTAGACAGGTGAGTCAATGTTCCCCAGGGACAatgaaaaaatcttattttcatAAAAGTGTTTCTGGTTTCATTTCTTCAGTTCTCTATTACATTTGCCCGGGGAAAGCAAACTTTGGAAATGTGTAACCAACTCCATAACATGAAGTATATTGTCCGCCGCAGTAAATGGACATCTTCAAACACAGTTgaacaaaataagtaaaaaggcACACACCAGCCTCACAAGGAGTGCTAGGATTAAAACTTGCATGTTGGAACATTAGAACCATGGTCAATACAGCAGGCAGTAGTCACCCTGAATGGTG comes from Spea bombifrons isolate aSpeBom1 chromosome 11, aSpeBom1.2.pri, whole genome shotgun sequence and encodes:
- the LOC128468738 gene encoding pepsin A-like; the encoded protein is MKILLLLGLVVLSECLVKVPLRKGESFRNRLKRLGLLGDYLKKHPYNPATKYFPELAQASGEPLQNYMDIEYFGTISIGTPAQEFTVIFDTGSSNLWVPSVYCSSPACTNHHMFNPQQSSTFQATNTPVSIQYGTGSMSGYLGYDTVQVGNIVVTNQIFGLSESEPGSFLYYSPFDGILGLAFPSLASSQATPVFDNMWSQGLIPQDLFSVYLSSNGQSGSFVLFGGVDTSYYSGSLNWVPLTAETYWQITVDSVSINGQVIACSGSCQAIVDTGTSLLAGPPTPIANIQYYIGASQDSNGEYVINCNSISSMPTIIFTINGVQFPLPPSAYVRQNQQGCTSGFQSMNLPTSSGDLWILGDVFIREYYVVFDRANNYVAMAPLA